In Mucilaginibacter celer, one DNA window encodes the following:
- a CDS encoding dihydrofolate reductase family protein → MRNVICALNISIDGCYDHTKLSGNEELHEYFANLMKGVDQTVTGRKMYELMTPYWDEVARTQSGTKGTNEFANAVTAIPNIVVSRTMEEVAGGPRIIRDNLEAEVRKLKELPGKKISIGGMSLRSQLMEMGLIDELYIVVQPVIAGSGPRLFDDISLKEVMKMELVDTIVMKNGNVALHYLKR, encoded by the coding sequence ATGAGAAACGTGATCTGCGCTTTAAACATCAGCATAGATGGTTGCTATGACCATACCAAATTAAGCGGCAACGAAGAATTACACGAATATTTTGCCAACCTGATGAAAGGTGTGGATCAGACAGTTACGGGCCGCAAAATGTACGAGTTGATGACGCCCTATTGGGATGAGGTAGCCCGCACACAATCCGGAACAAAAGGAACCAATGAATTTGCCAATGCCGTTACCGCCATCCCCAATATTGTGGTTTCCCGTACGATGGAAGAGGTAGCGGGCGGTCCGCGCATCATTCGTGATAACCTGGAGGCGGAAGTACGCAAATTGAAGGAACTTCCGGGTAAAAAGATCTCGATAGGTGGCATGAGCCTGCGCTCTCAGTTGATGGAGATGGGATTGATCGATGAGCTTTACATAGTGGTACAGCCGGTGATAGCCGGATCGGGACCGCGATTATTTGATGACATCAGCCTTAAGGAGGTTATGAAAATGGAACTGGTGGATACAATAGTGATGAAAAACGGAAACGTGGCCTTGCATTACCTGAAACGTTAA
- a CDS encoding RNA polymerase sigma-70 factor, with product MPAPNPHIAHTDEQLLQLMASDNRDAFTELYNRYWDKTFAVAYHRLDDELEAEEVVQEVFLSLWQRRRELKLNYTLATYLSVAVKYRVINHLDRQYRREQHLDELSFCFDETQDSTTQWLEEKELRERIEQGISQLPEKCRIVFLLSRDENKTYAEIAAELGISQKTVEAHMSKALSSLRQSLGVSVPVLILLLS from the coding sequence ATGCCTGCACCAAACCCGCATATAGCCCATACAGACGAACAGCTTTTGCAGCTGATGGCCAGCGACAACCGCGATGCCTTTACCGAGCTGTACAACAGGTATTGGGATAAAACCTTTGCGGTGGCCTACCATCGTTTGGATGATGAGCTTGAGGCAGAAGAAGTGGTGCAGGAAGTATTTTTAAGCCTGTGGCAGCGGCGCAGGGAGTTAAAATTAAACTACACCCTGGCTACCTATCTTTCGGTAGCTGTAAAATACCGGGTAATTAACCACCTCGACAGGCAATACCGCCGCGAACAACACCTGGATGAATTGAGTTTCTGCTTTGATGAAACTCAGGATAGCACTACACAATGGCTGGAAGAAAAAGAGCTGCGCGAAAGGATCGAACAAGGTATTAGCCAACTGCCCGAAAAATGCCGAATTGTATTTTTACTAAGCCGGGATGAAAATAAAACTTACGCCGAGATAGCTGCCGAACTGGGCATCTCACAAAAAACAGTGGAGGCGCATATGAGCAAAGCGCTTAGCTCGCTTCGCCAGTCGCTTGGGGTTTCGGTACCGGTGCTTATTTTACTGTTGAGTTAG
- a CDS encoding nucleoside triphosphate pyrophosphohydrolase family protein, with amino-acid sequence MIKDLSALTQVAEFHSTFKHPIVEKPAIPSKSRSDLRVELIAEELKELQQAINDNNMVEVADALCDLQYVLSGAVLEFGLGSKFKELFDEVHRSNMSKACKTVEEAEATIAHYKAKSDTDAYYKEIDGLYLVYRTADHKTLKSINYSPADLKTIVG; translated from the coding sequence ATGATCAAAGATTTAAGCGCGTTAACCCAGGTTGCTGAATTTCACAGCACCTTTAAACATCCTATTGTTGAAAAGCCGGCTATTCCCTCAAAATCACGTTCAGACCTGCGTGTTGAACTTATTGCCGAAGAGTTGAAGGAATTACAACAGGCTATTAATGATAACAATATGGTTGAAGTGGCCGACGCACTTTGCGATTTGCAATATGTATTATCGGGCGCAGTACTGGAGTTTGGTTTAGGCTCGAAATTTAAAGAACTGTTTGACGAGGTACACCGCTCAAACATGAGCAAAGCCTGCAAAACTGTTGAAGAAGCCGAAGCTACCATCGCGCACTACAAAGCAAAATCAGATACAGACGCTTATTATAAAGAAATTGACGGCCTTTACCTGGTATACCGTACCGCCGATCATAAAACATTAAAATCTATCAATTATTCGCCTGCCGATTTGAAAACAATTGTAGGTTAA
- the rlmF gene encoding 23S rRNA (adenine(1618)-N(6))-methyltransferase RlmF gives MSSSAPNNPPEAKTNMHPRNKHREGYDFKALIKTLPALRPFVRMNDYGNQTINFANPAAVKTLNQALLQHYYSIKDWDIPEGFLCPPIPGRADYIHYVADLLASFNNGVVRKGRKVRVLDIGTGANLVYPIVGFKEYGWNFVGAELDLEAMASAQKIIEQNTHLKLAVELRQQSKKADIFKGIIKPGELFDLTICNPPFHASAKEAAEGSARKWDNLGLRKEKQRVLNFGGQNTELWYPGGEANFLKLMASQSKVFEKQVLWFTTLVSKKENLRVLYNALQKEGVKDVQTINMSQGQKVSRIMAWTYLTKEEQQSFNR, from the coding sequence TTGTCATCATCAGCACCCAACAATCCGCCCGAGGCTAAAACAAATATGCATCCCCGCAACAAACATCGCGAGGGTTACGATTTTAAGGCATTAATAAAAACACTGCCTGCATTACGCCCTTTTGTGCGGATGAATGATTATGGCAATCAAACCATCAACTTTGCCAACCCGGCTGCTGTAAAAACGCTGAACCAGGCGCTGTTACAACATTATTATAGTATAAAGGATTGGGATATCCCGGAAGGTTTTCTGTGTCCGCCAATTCCGGGCCGGGCTGATTATATCCATTACGTAGCCGACCTGCTGGCTTCTTTTAATAATGGTGTAGTACGCAAAGGCCGCAAGGTGAGGGTGCTGGATATTGGCACCGGTGCCAACCTGGTTTACCCTATAGTAGGTTTTAAAGAATACGGCTGGAATTTTGTTGGTGCCGAACTTGACCTGGAAGCCATGGCATCGGCACAAAAAATTATCGAACAAAACACCCATCTAAAACTCGCCGTCGAACTAAGGCAGCAAAGCAAAAAGGCGGATATTTTTAAAGGCATCATCAAACCCGGCGAATTGTTTGATCTCACTATCTGTAACCCGCCTTTTCATGCCTCGGCTAAAGAGGCGGCAGAAGGTTCGGCCCGCAAATGGGATAATCTTGGGCTGCGAAAGGAGAAACAACGGGTGCTGAATTTCGGCGGCCAAAATACCGAGCTCTGGTATCCCGGCGGAGAAGCTAATTTCCTGAAGCTTATGGCCAGTCAAAGCAAGGTATTTGAAAAGCAGGTACTTTGGTTCACTACGCTGGTATCTAAAAAAGAAAACCTCAGGGTATTATATAACGCCCTTCAAAAGGAAGGAGTTAAGGATGTGCAAACCATCAACATGTCGCAAGGCCAAAAAGTGAGCCGCATTATGGCCTGGACTTATTTGACTAAGGAAGAGCAGCAGTCTTTTAACCGTTGA
- a CDS encoding acyltransferase family protein: MVTTATQASAKQADDINAAPTRLFSLDALRGFDMFWIMGGEEIFHGMAKATGSPFWGAIANQFTHPDWNGFHLYDLIFPLFLFMAGVSTPFSVGRELEKGKSKQQLLLRVIKRAFILVLLGLVVNNGLKIMPISQIRFPSVLGRIGIAYMFANIIYLYSKERWQMFWFGFFIIGYWLLLKFTSAPGFPMGDLTMQGNFASFVDRSILPGRLYLGIHDPEGLFSTIPAISTGILGILTGTLLKKGGITQMRKVATMSVIGVIFLILAQIWNLDFPINKNLWTSSFVLHVGGLSLLLMALFYYIIDVKGYQKWAFYFRVIGMNSILIYISGHFIKWDYTTEGFFGWIGQLVGNPYNIVVMAICYVMVKWVFLYYLYTKKTFLRV, from the coding sequence ATGGTTACCACAGCAACACAGGCAAGCGCCAAACAGGCCGACGATATTAACGCCGCCCCTACCCGATTATTCTCGTTAGATGCCCTGCGCGGCTTTGATATGTTTTGGATTATGGGTGGCGAAGAGATCTTTCACGGCATGGCCAAAGCTACGGGCTCGCCGTTTTGGGGTGCCATAGCCAACCAGTTTACCCATCCCGACTGGAATGGTTTTCACCTTTACGATCTGATCTTCCCGCTGTTCCTGTTTATGGCCGGCGTATCCACCCCGTTTTCGGTGGGCCGCGAATTAGAAAAAGGCAAATCGAAACAACAACTATTATTAAGGGTGATAAAACGGGCGTTTATTTTAGTGCTGTTGGGCCTTGTGGTAAATAATGGCTTAAAAATAATGCCTATTTCTCAAATCCGCTTCCCCAGCGTACTGGGCCGCATAGGTATAGCTTATATGTTTGCCAACATCATTTACCTGTACAGCAAAGAGCGCTGGCAAATGTTCTGGTTCGGTTTTTTTATTATAGGATACTGGTTGCTGCTTAAGTTTACATCGGCACCAGGCTTCCCAATGGGCGATTTAACCATGCAGGGCAATTTTGCTTCCTTTGTTGACCGGAGCATTTTGCCCGGCAGGTTGTATTTAGGTATTCATGATCCGGAAGGCCTCTTTTCAACTATTCCCGCTATCAGTACAGGCATTCTGGGAATTCTTACCGGTACGTTACTCAAAAAAGGCGGGATAACCCAAATGCGCAAAGTGGCTACAATGTCGGTAATAGGCGTAATATTCCTGATCCTGGCGCAAATTTGGAACCTGGATTTCCCTATCAACAAAAACCTTTGGACAAGCTCGTTCGTGCTGCACGTAGGCGGTTTAAGTTTACTGCTGATGGCTTTGTTTTATTATATTATTGATGTAAAGGGCTATCAAAAATGGGCCTTTTATTTCAGGGTGATAGGCATGAACTCTATCCTCATCTACATATCAGGCCATTTCATTAAATGGGATTATACCACCGAAGGCTTTTTTGGATGGATAGGCCAACTGGTTGGCAACCCGTATAATATTGTGGTAATGGCTATTTGCTATGTGATGGTGAAGTGGGTGTTTTTGTATTATTTGTATACGAAGAAGACATTTTTGAGAGTCTGA
- a CDS encoding IS110 family transposase has translation MAKILKQVAGIDVAQKELVVSLGRMDDSIEPDIYAFKTFANKPSGFSALEVWIKKHTDKQVKVRFVMEATGVYHEKLAYHLSGLGYEVSIVLPNKINNYAKSLETKTVTDKTASQAICQFGLEKKISLWQPPKKIFRDLKQLTRERNQIIAERTVAKNQLHAENAEAFPNERSIARLHQRIRLFNEQEKEIKADLAEIIKKDKELVEKINNISTIPGVGKLTAIITMAETNGFNLIKSKKQIESYAGFDVKEKQSGSSVKGKSKISKRGNRHLRKAMYMPALAAIRHDDRFKAVFIRLVSKHGIKMKAAVAVQRKLLGLIYIVWKTDIKYDPKFLNKVTENEKVVINS, from the coding sequence ATGGCAAAAATTTTAAAACAGGTAGCAGGCATTGATGTAGCTCAAAAAGAGTTGGTAGTTTCTCTTGGACGTATGGATGATTCTATTGAACCAGATATCTATGCTTTCAAAACATTTGCCAATAAACCATCTGGGTTTTCTGCTTTAGAAGTATGGATAAAGAAACATACGGATAAACAGGTAAAGGTCCGGTTTGTAATGGAAGCAACGGGCGTTTATCACGAAAAATTAGCGTATCATCTTTCAGGCCTGGGCTATGAAGTAAGTATTGTACTTCCTAATAAGATCAACAATTATGCTAAGTCACTCGAAACAAAAACGGTCACCGACAAAACAGCATCACAGGCTATCTGCCAGTTTGGACTGGAAAAGAAGATTAGTTTATGGCAACCACCAAAAAAAATATTCAGAGACCTTAAACAATTGACACGCGAAAGGAATCAGATAATCGCAGAACGTACGGTAGCTAAAAATCAACTGCATGCAGAAAATGCAGAAGCGTTTCCCAACGAAAGAAGCATAGCCAGGCTACACCAACGCATCCGGTTATTCAATGAACAGGAAAAGGAAATTAAAGCAGACCTCGCTGAAATAATCAAAAAGGATAAGGAATTGGTTGAAAAGATAAACAATATCAGCACAATACCAGGGGTTGGGAAGCTTACAGCCATAATTACCATGGCAGAAACCAATGGCTTTAACCTGATTAAAAGTAAAAAGCAAATCGAAAGCTATGCGGGATTTGATGTAAAGGAAAAGCAATCCGGCTCATCGGTAAAAGGAAAATCCAAAATATCAAAAAGAGGGAACAGGCACTTACGTAAAGCCATGTATATGCCGGCATTAGCAGCCATCAGGCATGACGATCGCTTTAAAGCTGTATTTATTCGGCTGGTAAGTAAACACGGTATTAAGATGAAGGCAGCTGTTGCGGTACAAAGAAAGCTACTGGGGCTCATCTATATCGTTTGGAAAACTGATATTAAATATGATCCCAAATTCCTGAACAAAGTAACAGAGAACGAAAAAGTAGTTATAAATAGTTAG
- a CDS encoding pseudouridine synthase, whose translation MLEIIYRDEHLIAINKPHGLLVHRSSIAADASEFALQLLRDQIGMKVNPVHRIDRKTGGILLFAFDKQTEIAMQKAFMENEVSKKYLAIVRGHTPDKEDIDYPLRKENGTLQDAFTTYTTLKRAELDVPFGKHPTSRYSLVEATPTTGRMHQLRKHLSHVFHPIIGDRTHGCNKQNKLFLERWEMNTMLLHARELSFKHPATGHEVKIGAEVQPEFKRVLDLMGW comes from the coding sequence ATGTTAGAGATCATATACCGCGATGAACACCTTATAGCCATCAATAAACCGCACGGATTACTGGTGCACCGCTCATCTATAGCCGCCGATGCATCCGAATTTGCGTTACAACTGCTTCGCGACCAGATAGGTATGAAGGTAAATCCTGTTCACCGCATTGACCGCAAAACAGGCGGTATTTTGCTTTTTGCTTTTGATAAGCAAACCGAGATTGCCATGCAAAAGGCCTTTATGGAAAACGAGGTAAGCAAAAAATACCTTGCCATTGTACGCGGGCACACGCCCGATAAAGAGGATATCGATTATCCGCTGCGAAAAGAAAACGGTACGCTGCAGGATGCCTTTACAACCTATACTACCTTAAAACGGGCCGAGTTGGATGTACCTTTCGGCAAACATCCAACCTCAAGGTATTCGCTGGTGGAAGCTACGCCTACTACGGGGCGTATGCATCAGCTACGCAAGCACCTGAGTCACGTTTTTCATCCCATAATAGGCGATCGTACCCATGGTTGTAACAAACAGAACAAACTTTTTTTAGAACGCTGGGAGATGAATACCATGTTGTTGCATGCCCGCGAATTGAGCTTTAAGCACCCTGCTACCGGCCACGAGGTTAAAATAGGGGCCGAAGTTCAACCAGAATTTAAACGGGTATTAGACCTGATGGGCTGGTAA